The genomic interval TTCCGTCTTTTTTCTGACGTTCTGTAGCATCATCAAAATGAGGTAAGCCAACATCTTTCTTTTTTAATTCTTTTAATTGTGGAGCTAAAACAATACAGCCAGTATGTCCAGTCCAGTGTTCTGTATCTAAAGCAGCATCATTTTGTGCTAAGTTATGGTCTCCGGCATTGCCGAAAATTGACTCTACAAAATCTAAATTACTTACTAAGTTTCCTGGTACAAAAAAGCGAACCTCTAATGATTTTTCTGAGATTACTCCTTTAACTTCCGGACAAACCACAGGTCTTAAAAGTGAAGAAACCATTACTTTGGCTTGTTTATCTTGACTAGAGGTAAACGGAAGTGTTTTTAAATCATCCGAAGGATTAAAAGCTGAATGCAATAAATGCGCAAAAGTTTCTTGCGGAACTTCTTTTTTGTCTAATGGTACAGGTAAGCTGCCTTTTACAATATGAAAAGTTCCTTTTGTTGTTCTTTTATCGTTTAATGGATTGTTTAAAATACCTTGTTTTATTCTGCTAGTAGTAACTAAATTACTTTTAAAAGAATCACCATCTGGAGGTAAACTAAGTTCTCTTGCTTGTCCTTTTTTAGTTAATACCAACGTGTTGTTTGGTATTACAAGAGATTTATTAATAGACACTTTTTTTAAATAATCATTAATAAATGCTTGTATTCTTGAATCTGCAGGAGAAAGATGGTCCGATAATAATCTAGATCTTTGCTTGATACTTTTAATAAGACTGCAAGTTAATTCCTCAAATTTCGGATCTAAAAATTGAATAGAATTTTCTGGTTTGTCCTTAAAAGTAGGTTGTCCTAATGAAGCTAATTGTAGGTTGATAAACTGAATAATGTCATTTCTAGTTTCTTGCATAATGATATTTTTAAACTCTTATAAAAATACCATAAAATTTTCATTGCTAAGTTATTGAAACACTATGTATTTAACTCTTGTTGAAAATAAATCGTTTTATTGATTTTTGTCTTAATTTCAACATTTGTTAAACGTTTAACCAAACCATAAAAAACACTACTTAAAAGCACTTAAACCAGTTACATCTAAACCTGTAATTAATAGGTGAATGTCATGCGTTCCTTCATAGGTAATTACACTTTCCAGATTCATCATGTGACGCATTATAGAATACTCACCAGTAATGCCCATTCCACCTAACATTTGTCTCGCTTCTCTTGCAATATGAATAGCCATGTCGACATTATTTCTTTTTGCCATAGAAATCTGAGCAGAAGTTGCTTTTCCTTCATTCTTTAAAGTACCTAATCTCCAGGCTAATAATTGTGCTTTGGTGATTTCAGTAATCATTTCTGCTAATTTTTTCTGTTGTAATTGAAATTGGCCAATCGGTTTGCCAAACTGTTCACGTTCTTTACAATAACGTAAAGCGGTATCATAACAATCCATAGCCGCACCAATTGCGCCCCAAGCAATTCCGAATCTTGCAGAATCTAAACAACCTAAAGGTGCTCCGAGTCCAGATTTATTTGGTAATAAATTTTCTTTAGGCACTTTTACATTATCAAAAATAAGTTCTCCGGTTGCAGATGCACGCAAAGACCATTTATTATGTGTGGTAGGCGTTGTAAAACCTTCCATTCCGCGTTCTACCAATAAACCATGAATTCTACCTTCTTCATTTTTTGCCCAAACCACAGCAACTTGAGCAAAAGGAGCGTTAGAAATCCACATTTTTGCACCATTTAAAAGATAGTGATCTCCCATATCTTTAAATTTGGTTTCCATACCAGACGGATTAGAACCATGATTTGGTTCTGTTAATCCAAAACAGCCCATCCATTCGCCAGAAGCTAATTTTGGTAAATACTTTTTACGTTGTGCTTCATTTCCATATTTAAAAATAGGATACATTACCAAAGAAGATTGCACAGAAGCAGTAGAGCGAACTCCAGAATCTCCACGTTCTATTTCTTGCATAATTAATCCGTAAGAAATTTGATCTAATCCTGCGCCACCATATTCTTCTGGAATGTAAGGGCCAAAAGCACCAATTTCTGCCAAACCACTAATAATTTGAGTTGGAAACTCTGCTTTTTGAGCATATTCTTCAATAATAGGAGAAACGTCTCGTTTTACCCATTCTCGAGCTGCAGTTCTTACTAGTTTGTGTTCTTCGGATAATAAATCATCTAGATTATAATAATCTGGAGCTTGAAAAAGATCTTGTTTCATAAGTTTATATCTAAAAGTGGATTCGAATTTAATCTTATTTTTTGAACAATATGTGTGTTTTTAAACAAATATATTGATTGTTGTTTAATATTTATGTTTTTGTTTGTCAGAAATTAAACTTTAATAAAGGAATAAATATGAAAGTTAAAGATACAAAATCTATAAAAAGTAGATGATTTCTATTAAGTTTGTATGCATGAAGCATACCTTAGGAAAAGAAGAGCGTTTAAAAAGTAAAAAGCTCATAGAAAAACTTTACGAAGAGAGAAATTCTGTGAAAGCGTATCCTCTTAGAATGATTTTTTTACAAACAGATCATACCTCAGAATTCCCAGCTCAAGTAGGGGTTTCTGTTCCTAAACGTAATTTTAAACTGGCTGTAGATAGAAACAGGATTAAGCGGTTAATGCGAGAATCCTATCGTTTGCAAAAAGAAATTGTCTACAATAATTTAGAGGAGCCTTATGTTTTTATGATTTCGTATATTGGGAAAGATAAATGTACTTATGACGAGATATTCTTAAAAATGGAAAAATTACTAACTCGGTTTGTTAGTGAAGTAAAAAATAAAAAAAATGAAGAGGTTTAAGTTTTCAAAAAATACAATTATTGTTCTTTTAGTAGGAACAATCTTTTTATCGTTTGCATTTAAATCGAAATTCTTTGAGGTTGCCAAGCAAATTGAAATTTACAATACATTATTTAAAGAGTTAAATATGTATTATGTAGATGAAATTAATCCTGCAGAATTAACAAATAGCGCTATTAAAAATACGCTTAAAGATTTAGATCCTTATACCAACTTTTACAATGAGCAAGATGTAGAAGATGCAAAAATATTACGAGAAGGAGAGTATGGCGGTATTGGTGTTTCTGTTTATTATATAAAACAAGGAATTCAGATTAAAGAAATTTTTAAGGGATATTCGGCAGATAAAGCAGGTTTAAAATCTGGAGATATTATTACTTCTATAGACGGGCAATCTGTAAAAGATATGGAAAGTGAGCAACTTTCTATGTTGATAAAAGGAACGCCAAATAGCACCTTTTCTGCAGAAATAGAAAGACAAGGAAAAAGTATTCAGAAAGAAATAACGAGGGATAAAGTGGTGATAAATCCAGTCCCTTTTTCTGAAATGATCGATGAAGAAACGGGATATATTGTATTAACACGCTTTAATGAAAAAGCGTCATCCGAGGTAAAAAAAGCATTTAGAAAATTAAAGAAAGCGGGTATGAAGCAACTGGTTTTCGATTTAAGAGGAAATCCAGGAGGTTCTTTGCTAGAATCTATAAATATTTCTAATTTCTTTTTACCAAAAGGAGAGGTGATTGTTTCTACAAAAGCAAAAGTTAAAAAATGGAGTAATACGTATAAAAGTACAAATGATCCTTTAGACTTAGAAGTGCCGATTGTAGTTTTAGTAAATGGACGTTCTGCTTCGGCATCAGAAATTGTAAGTGGTTCTTTGCAAGATTATGATAGAGCTGTAATTATGGGGCAGCGTTCTTTTGGAAAAGGATTGGTGCAGCGTTATAGAAAATTGACATACGGTACCCAATTAAAATTAACAATTTCTAAGTATTATACGCCAAGTGGTCGATGTATTCAGGAGTTAGATTATGCTAATAGAGATAAAAACGGAAAAGTTCCTAAATTTTCTGATGCAGGAATAAATGAGTTTAAAACGGCAAACGGAAGAAAAGTATATGATGGTGGCGGTGTTTTGCCAGATGTAGTTATTAAAACATCAGAAAAAACAGAAGCAACTGAGATGATCTTAAACTCTAAAGCTATTTTTAATTTTGCTGTAAATTATTATTATCAGCATCCATCAATAGAAAGTGCTCTTAATTTTGAATTTAAAGAGGCTGATTTTAATAAATTCACCAATTATTTAGAGTTAGATACCACATTTGTTACCAAGCAAGAAGCTTTGTTTAAAGAAGCGTATAAAGCTATAACAGTAAATAATATTTCTAGTGAATATGAGAAAATTCAAGAAAAATTATTTAAAAATAAAGTAGATGAAATCACTAAGAATAAAGATATTCTTAAAATAGTTCTTGAAGAAGAAATTCTAAATAAATACTATTTTGATGAGGGTGTATATAACCATAAATTAAAGAATGATTTGGTTATAAGAGAAGCGGTTAACGTATTAAAAAACCAAGAAAAATATAAGCAAATTTTATCCGCTAAATAATTTTATATTTGAAAATTAAAATTGAAAATGACAAAAATAAATAAAACAGATAGAACTAGAGCTCACGAGTCTACAAATGCAATAGAAAAATTATATATTTCTATGCGTCATTTATTTAGTAGAGGTTTTTACAAGCCAATGGGTATTTCTGGAGAAACTTTACGTAAATCTTTACTTTTATTAAGACCAGAAATTTATGGTTCAATTGCAGAAGAAAGAATTGAGTTGAATGGTTTAATTTATGTAATTGAAAGGCTTCCAAGAGGAATTGAAGAATGCCAATTTATAAACTTAACTGCAGATGAAGGTTATAGTGATTCTCATTTTGAAACAATAATTCCTCCAAAAAGAAGAAGAAATTGTTACAGAATAGACAAAGACCAAATGAATATAGAAATTACACGTGGTCGTTCTGAAATTTATGACATTCTTACGCATTTAACGTTCTTGTTTATAGAATCTCATAAAATTCAAAAAAGAGTAACTATAAATGAAGGGACAGATTTTATTAGAGAATGGAAATATTTAGAAGATATTGTAATCTATAATAAAGAAATTACAGACCAAGAAAGAGAGGTTGCTACTGCGCATTTAAGTAATATTTTAGGAAGAACTTTTGAGGAGGTAATAGATATTCATAAAGCATTTGCAACATCAGAAAAAAAGGATCGATTTTTTCATTTAATTTATTGGTTGGGTAAATTAGCTATTAATGAGGTTTTAGATAATAAGAAGCGAAAAGTAGCTTTTAGTTCTGTTTTAATCGAAGAAATAGGACACCATATTTATGGAGATATTTGGGCTAATAATATTAAAAAAGTACTAAAAGAAAATAGTCTACTAAAAAGACCAATTCATATTATTAGTGCCAACATGCACAGTGTCTTAAATTCTATTTATGCCAAAGGTGCGTTGCCAAAAGAGGCTGAAGAGCATGAAGGTTTTGGGCTGTTTCAATTATTAAGTAATTCTGATAGTAAGCCTTTACAAAAAGCAGTTAAGGAATATGCCTCTGAAAATGGATTAATCTATATTAAAGATACTTCGGGTACCAATATTAATGTTCAAGTAATAGATACAGAAAAAATTAATTTTGAAGATTCTCCGTTTGATAAAGTAAATTCTGTAAATAAAAAGCCTGTTATCATTGTAATGGATTATGCTTTTGGTGAGCAAGCTTACGAAACTATGGATGAGCTTTTAAAACCATATAAAAACACAAAGAAGAAAAATCACCTAGATGTAAAATCTGTTTCTATAATGGGAAAAGCAGGTATTTTAGAAGGTGGTAAAGGAGATATTATGATTCCTACTGCACATATTTTTGAAGGTACTGCAGATAATTATCCGTTTAAAAACGAGTTGTCTAAAGAAGATTTAGAAGGTTTTGGAGTAGAAGTTTTTGATGGTTCTATGATTTCTGTTTTAGGAACTTCATTACAGAATAAAGATTTGTTACAGTTTTTCCATGATTCTACATGGAATGTTATTGGTTTAGAAATGGAAGGTGCTCATTATCAAAAAGCAATACAATCTGCCTCTAAAATTAGAGGGAATATTTCTAAAAATGTAAAAGTAAGGTATGCCTATTATGCATCAGATAATCCGCTAGAAACAGGAGCAACATTGGCTTCTGGAGGTTTAGGTATGACAGGTGTTACACCAACATACGCGATTACACAAAAAATATTAGAACAAATTTTTTAAGAGTCTAAGACTAAAATATTATATCAAAAAAGAATGTCAACAAATCAAAAAAATAACGAAGAAGAAATAGATTTAGGTTCATTATTTGTGCTTATAGGTAAAGGTTTTTCTAAGTTTTTTAATTTTATTGGAAGTATTTTTAAAGGAATTTTTAATTTTCTAATCATAATTTTAATCTTCTTTAAACAACACTTTATTAAGATTGCAATTGCAGCATTAGTAGGAGTTGTTGCAGGTGTCTTTTTGGAGGTAAAAAAGAAAGATCTTTATGGATCTGATTTACTTGTAAAACCGAATTTTGAAAGTACAAGGCAATTATATAATAATATAAATTATTATAATGACCTTGTAAGACAGAAAAAGACGGCAGACTTAGCTGAAATATTTAATTTAGACGAACCAACAGCTGCAAGTTTTAAGAAGTTTACAATCACTTCCGTAGAAACTGAAAATGATATTATTGATTCTTATAATAAATTTATTTTAGCAGTAGATACAACTACGGTAAAGAGTTACAAATATGAACAGTTTAAAAATGCCTTCTCAGATTATGATTATAAAATTCATGAAATTCACGTAGTTTCAGAGAAAAACGACGTTTTTAATAATTTAGGAGATGTTATTATTTCTTCGGTAGTAAAGAATAAATACTTTAACAGATTAAAGGAATTAAGTAATGAGAACTTAAATAGAACAGATTCTTTATTGCGTCAAAATTTAGGTCAGGTAGATTCTTTAAGAAGGGTTTACATGCAGGTAATGGTTGAAGAGGCAAAAAAACAAAGTAACGGAACAAATATAGATTTAGGAGGTGTTAAGAGCACAACCAAAGAGTTAGAGCTTTTTGATACGAATAGAAGAATTAATGCAGAGTTAAGAGACGTTGTTAATGATAGGTCTGAGAAATATGAAGTGATTAATGTAATTTCTAATTTTCAGTCCGTAGGATATAAAGTAAGTGGTGTTGCGCAAAATTATGCCTTTTTATTAGCTGTTTTAGGAGCAGGTCTTATGGTTTTATTTTTAATGATAAAACAATTAAATACATTTCTAAATAACTACAAAAAATAAACAATGCAAACAATTCTTATAACAGGTGGAGCAGGGTTTATAGGCTCTAATTTTATCCCTTATTTTTTAAACGAACATAAAAACTACAAAGTAGTAAATTTAGATGTGCTTACGTATGCAGGAGATCTTTCTAACTTATCTGAAATAGAAAATAATGAAAGATATACTTTTGTAAAAGGAGATATTTGTGATAGAGATTTGGTAGAAAATCTTTTTAATGAACATAAGTTTACAGGCGTTATTCATTTTGCAGCAGAATCTCATGTAGATAATTCTATTAAAAATCCTGATGCATTTGTTAGAACCAACGTTTTTGGAACTTTTAATTTACTAGATGTAGCAAAAAAATATTGGATGGAAAGTCCTAATGTATTTATAGAAGGTTTTGAAAATTCAAGATTTTTACATGTTTCTACAGACGAGGTGTATGGTACTTTAGGAGAAACAGGTTTGTTTACTGAAGAAACACCTTATGCACCAAACAGCCCCTATAGTGCTTCTAAAGCATCATCAGATTTTATGGTGAGAAGCTATTTTCATACATTTGGGATGAATGTTGTAACCACCAATTGTTCTAACAATTATGGACCAAAACAACATGACGAAAAACTGATTCCTACAATTATAAGAAAAGCAATTTCTGGGGAAAATATTCCCATTTATGGTGATGGAAAAAATATTAGAGATTGGTTATTTGTATTAGACCATTGTACAGGAATAGCACTTGCTTTTAAAGAAGGTAAATTAGGAGAAACCTACAATATTGGTGGTAAAAACGAACGAAATAATTTATATATAGCAAATGCTATTTGTGAAATTTTAGACGAAGAAAAACCAAAAAAGAAACCGTATAAAAAACAAATTAGTTTTGTAGAAGATAGAGCTGGTCATGATTTTAGATATGCAATTGATGCATCGAAAATAGAAAATAAATTAAACTGGAAAGCTAAAGAGAATTTTGAGACTGGTATTAGAAAAACCATTCAGTGGTATTTAGAAAAATATAGTTAGATATGAAAGGAATAGTTTTAGCAGGAGGTTCTGGTACAAGATTACACCCACTTACATTGGCAGTAAGTAAACAGTTAATGCCAGTGTATGATAAACCGATGATTTACTATCCTATTTCCACTTTAATTTCTGCCGGAATAAGAGAGATACTAATTATTTCTACACCGCAAGATTTACCCTTGTTTAAAAAGTTATTAGGAAACGGAAATCAAATTGGTTGCAGTTTTGAATATGAAGTGCAAGCAGAACCAAATGGTTTGGCAGAAGCTTTTATTATAGGTGAAAAATTTATAGGTAAAGATAAGGTTGCTTTAATTTTAGGAGATAATATCTTTTATGGTTCTGGGTTATCTAATTTGTTAAAAGCGAATAACAATCCCAATGGAGGTATTGTGTATGCTTACCATGTAAATGATCCAGAAAGATATGGTGTGGTAGAATTTGATGATAATCAAAGAGCAATTTCAATAGAAGAAAAGCCAGAAAAACCAAAGTCTAATTATGCGGTTCCTGGTATTTATTTTTATGATAATGAAGTTGTAGAAATTGCTAAAAATATAAAGCCAAGTAAAAGAGGAGAGTTAGAAATAACAGAAATAAACAACGTGTATTTAAAAAAAGGAAAACTATCTGTAGAAATTTTAGATAGAGGAACTGCTTGGTTAGATACAGGTACTTTCGACTCTTTAATGCAAGCAGGTCAGTTTGTACAAGTAATTGAAGAAAGACAAGGTTTAAAAGTTGGTTCTATAGAAGAAGCTGCTTATAGAGCCGATTTTATATCAAAAGAACAAATGATAGAAATAACAAAGCCTTTGTTAAAAAGCGGTTATTCTAATAATTTATTAAAAATATAATGAAAGTTACGGAAACAAATTT from Polaribacter sejongensis carries:
- a CDS encoding acyl-CoA dehydrogenase family protein yields the protein MKQDLFQAPDYYNLDDLLSEEHKLVRTAAREWVKRDVSPIIEEYAQKAEFPTQIISGLAEIGAFGPYIPEEYGGAGLDQISYGLIMQEIERGDSGVRSTASVQSSLVMYPIFKYGNEAQRKKYLPKLASGEWMGCFGLTEPNHGSNPSGMETKFKDMGDHYLLNGAKMWISNAPFAQVAVVWAKNEEGRIHGLLVERGMEGFTTPTTHNKWSLRASATGELIFDNVKVPKENLLPNKSGLGAPLGCLDSARFGIAWGAIGAAMDCYDTALRYCKEREQFGKPIGQFQLQQKKLAEMITEITKAQLLAWRLGTLKNEGKATSAQISMAKRNNVDMAIHIAREARQMLGGMGITGEYSIMRHMMNLESVITYEGTHDIHLLITGLDVTGLSAFK
- the rnpA gene encoding ribonuclease P protein component, coding for MISIKFVCMKHTLGKEERLKSKKLIEKLYEERNSVKAYPLRMIFLQTDHTSEFPAQVGVSVPKRNFKLAVDRNRIKRLMRESYRLQKEIVYNNLEEPYVFMISYIGKDKCTYDEIFLKMEKLLTRFVSEVKNKKNEEV
- a CDS encoding S41 family peptidase codes for the protein MKRFKFSKNTIIVLLVGTIFLSFAFKSKFFEVAKQIEIYNTLFKELNMYYVDEINPAELTNSAIKNTLKDLDPYTNFYNEQDVEDAKILREGEYGGIGVSVYYIKQGIQIKEIFKGYSADKAGLKSGDIITSIDGQSVKDMESEQLSMLIKGTPNSTFSAEIERQGKSIQKEITRDKVVINPVPFSEMIDEETGYIVLTRFNEKASSEVKKAFRKLKKAGMKQLVFDLRGNPGGSLLESINISNFFLPKGEVIVSTKAKVKKWSNTYKSTNDPLDLEVPIVVLVNGRSASASEIVSGSLQDYDRAVIMGQRSFGKGLVQRYRKLTYGTQLKLTISKYYTPSGRCIQELDYANRDKNGKVPKFSDAGINEFKTANGRKVYDGGGVLPDVVIKTSEKTEATEMILNSKAIFNFAVNYYYQHPSIESALNFEFKEADFNKFTNYLELDTTFVTKQEALFKEAYKAITVNNISSEYEKIQEKLFKNKVDEITKNKDILKIVLEEEILNKYYFDEGVYNHKLKNDLVIREAVNVLKNQEKYKQILSAK
- a CDS encoding DUF6909 family protein; translation: MTKINKTDRTRAHESTNAIEKLYISMRHLFSRGFYKPMGISGETLRKSLLLLRPEIYGSIAEERIELNGLIYVIERLPRGIEECQFINLTADEGYSDSHFETIIPPKRRRNCYRIDKDQMNIEITRGRSEIYDILTHLTFLFIESHKIQKRVTINEGTDFIREWKYLEDIVIYNKEITDQEREVATAHLSNILGRTFEEVIDIHKAFATSEKKDRFFHLIYWLGKLAINEVLDNKKRKVAFSSVLIEEIGHHIYGDIWANNIKKVLKENSLLKRPIHIISANMHSVLNSIYAKGALPKEAEEHEGFGLFQLLSNSDSKPLQKAVKEYASENGLIYIKDTSGTNINVQVIDTEKINFEDSPFDKVNSVNKKPVIIVMDYAFGEQAYETMDELLKPYKNTKKKNHLDVKSVSIMGKAGILEGGKGDIMIPTAHIFEGTADNYPFKNELSKEDLEGFGVEVFDGSMISVLGTSLQNKDLLQFFHDSTWNVIGLEMEGAHYQKAIQSASKIRGNISKNVKVRYAYYASDNPLETGATLASGGLGMTGVTPTYAITQKILEQIF
- the rfbB gene encoding dTDP-glucose 4,6-dehydratase codes for the protein MQTILITGGAGFIGSNFIPYFLNEHKNYKVVNLDVLTYAGDLSNLSEIENNERYTFVKGDICDRDLVENLFNEHKFTGVIHFAAESHVDNSIKNPDAFVRTNVFGTFNLLDVAKKYWMESPNVFIEGFENSRFLHVSTDEVYGTLGETGLFTEETPYAPNSPYSASKASSDFMVRSYFHTFGMNVVTTNCSNNYGPKQHDEKLIPTIIRKAISGENIPIYGDGKNIRDWLFVLDHCTGIALAFKEGKLGETYNIGGKNERNNLYIANAICEILDEEKPKKKPYKKQISFVEDRAGHDFRYAIDASKIENKLNWKAKENFETGIRKTIQWYLEKYS
- the rfbA gene encoding glucose-1-phosphate thymidylyltransferase RfbA, with protein sequence MKGIVLAGGSGTRLHPLTLAVSKQLMPVYDKPMIYYPISTLISAGIREILIISTPQDLPLFKKLLGNGNQIGCSFEYEVQAEPNGLAEAFIIGEKFIGKDKVALILGDNIFYGSGLSNLLKANNNPNGGIVYAYHVNDPERYGVVEFDDNQRAISIEEKPEKPKSNYAVPGIYFYDNEVVEIAKNIKPSKRGELEITEINNVYLKKGKLSVEILDRGTAWLDTGTFDSLMQAGQFVQVIEERQGLKVGSIEEAAYRADFISKEQMIEITKPLLKSGYSNNLLKI